From Shewanella psychrophila, a single genomic window includes:
- a CDS encoding formate dehydrogenase, giving the protein MKKQQPDLNRRSLLKALTVGGTATVALAATDISAAQATESNVSTKSANGYHETTHIRSYYNSLRS; this is encoded by the coding sequence ATGAAGAAGCAACAGCCTGATCTGAATCGGAGATCTTTGCTGAAAGCACTCACAGTAGGTGGTACGGCGACGGTCGCCCTTGCCGCTACTGATATAAGTGCCGCTCAAGCAACCGAGAGTAATGTGAGCACAAAAAGTGCGAATGGCTATCATGAAACTACACATATACGTAGTTATTACAATAGCTTGAGAAGCTAG
- a CDS encoding GNAT family N-acetyltransferase, with translation MFLKIVEVTPEVDSLVCAIIKRVGEEYGAVGEGYGPSDAEVENMSQHYSNINSLYLVAKLNGTVVGGCGVAPFNKSSDICELKKLFLLKESRGHGLGKSLTIKCLEYAKQQGYQQCYLDTLSNMDSAIRLYEKLGFEHLSESLSGTVHNACDVWMLKTL, from the coding sequence ATGTTTTTAAAAATAGTAGAAGTAACACCAGAAGTTGATAGCCTTGTATGCGCAATAATCAAGAGAGTTGGTGAGGAGTACGGGGCTGTTGGGGAAGGCTATGGCCCCTCAGATGCTGAAGTAGAAAATATGAGTCAGCATTATAGCAATATCAATAGCCTCTATTTGGTCGCAAAATTAAATGGAACAGTAGTTGGAGGCTGTGGTGTTGCCCCCTTTAACAAGAGCAGTGACATTTGCGAACTAAAAAAACTATTTCTATTAAAAGAAAGCCGTGGACATGGTTTAGGAAAAAGCCTAACGATAAAGTGTTTAGAGTACGCCAAGCAGCAAGGGTATCAACAATGTTATTTAGATACCCTGTCTAATATGGATTCAGCGATTCGTCTTTATGAAAAACTAGGTTTTGAGCATTTAAGTGAATCTTTGAGCGGAACAGTACATAACGCGTGTGATGTATGGATGCTAAAAACACTATAA
- a CDS encoding LysR family transcriptional regulator translates to MNNYKLLRPLLSLLQTRNLTLSAHQLNVTQSAMSRSLLQIREAFDDPILIREGQNFILTQRGEELLIELPGILTTLDSLYLTETFNPASCKRRFHLAYTSFLSSITSALICSELEKVSPYLSIDSQLWQGQSLSDDEMKKVDLVASIADTIPENIYGKKLIEDSYVAVMSKSCTLANEPLTLESYVRSKHVLVRSITNITKQVDKVMQPTGYERKVLANVPSFFDAFKVIDTTEAIITVPRHIIAEYCNIFDLKVKPLPFKLETHPYYLLWHAKYQNDPEHKWFREFCFPLLKNYLETAIEKGQQLTLSKVPRA, encoded by the coding sequence ATGAATAACTACAAGTTACTTCGACCGCTATTATCATTATTACAGACGCGAAATTTAACCTTATCAGCCCATCAGCTGAACGTTACACAATCTGCAATGAGCAGGAGCCTGTTGCAAATTAGAGAGGCATTCGATGACCCCATATTAATTCGTGAGGGTCAGAATTTTATATTGACACAAAGGGGGGAAGAACTTCTCATCGAGCTCCCAGGTATACTCACCACGCTTGACTCCCTTTACTTAACTGAGACATTTAACCCGGCAAGCTGTAAACGACGCTTTCATTTAGCCTATACCTCTTTCTTATCATCAATAACGAGTGCTCTAATTTGCTCTGAGCTAGAGAAGGTCTCACCATACCTAAGCATTGACAGCCAATTATGGCAAGGACAGAGTCTCTCCGATGACGAAATGAAAAAGGTAGACTTAGTTGCTTCAATTGCAGATACAATTCCTGAGAATATCTATGGGAAGAAATTGATTGAAGACTCGTATGTAGCTGTCATGTCAAAGAGCTGTACGCTTGCGAATGAGCCTCTTACGCTCGAAAGCTATGTGAGATCTAAACATGTGCTAGTGCGCAGTATTACCAATATCACCAAGCAAGTTGATAAAGTTATGCAGCCTACTGGATATGAAAGAAAAGTATTAGCAAATGTCCCCTCATTTTTCGATGCCTTTAAAGTCATTGATACAACAGAAGCCATCATCACAGTGCCCCGACATATCATTGCTGAGTATTGCAATATCTTTGATTTAAAAGTGAAGCCACTCCCCTTTAAATTAGAAACACACCCATATTATTTACTCTGGCATGCCAAGTATCAAAACGATCCTGAACACAAATGGTTTAGAGAGTTTTGCTTTCCGTTACTAAAGAATTATCTTGAAACTGCAATCGAAAAAGGGCAACAACTGACTTTATCTAAAGTACCTAGAGCCTAG
- a CDS encoding formate dehydrogenase subunit gamma has translation MNFKSLRSLFALLVLPLVLTSVLAAGLGMSTTAYAADGQTSQQMANAKTSDADLWRAVKAGDSGYTTAQGVEANVLINIAGNQGKDIKNNYLTPAMAFAVLGVFGAFLAFYFVNGPSKLSKGFSGKMVLRWTKADLWIHWVLALSCLGLIFTGLTIMLGKHVLQPYVAEGIWAAMIYGSKTIHDYVGPIFMAAWVLCVVKWMPMQTFKMYDLKWFLVVGGYINFGPFKGKHPDSGFANAGEKMWFWTLTVFGLFICVSGIMLVLPGLDLPREASMAALLIHAISAIIIIAFTIVHIWMATVLSEGGMECMKSGYCDENWAVQHHNLWYDEIKENGSLEYKD, from the coding sequence ATGAATTTTAAATCACTACGAAGCCTGTTTGCACTGTTGGTTTTGCCTCTGGTGTTAACTAGTGTGTTAGCGGCTGGTTTAGGAATGAGCACGACTGCATATGCAGCCGATGGTCAAACCAGCCAGCAAATGGCTAATGCTAAAACCAGCGATGCAGATCTCTGGCGTGCAGTGAAGGCTGGTGATTCAGGTTATACGACGGCCCAGGGTGTCGAAGCTAATGTGTTAATTAACATCGCTGGCAATCAAGGGAAAGATATTAAAAATAATTATCTTACCCCAGCGATGGCTTTTGCTGTGTTAGGTGTGTTCGGTGCCTTCTTAGCATTTTATTTTGTTAATGGACCTTCTAAGTTAAGTAAAGGGTTCTCTGGCAAAATGGTATTGCGTTGGACTAAGGCCGATTTGTGGATCCACTGGGTACTAGCCCTATCTTGTTTGGGGCTGATATTTACCGGTCTCACCATAATGTTAGGTAAACATGTTCTGCAGCCTTATGTTGCTGAAGGAATATGGGCTGCAATGATCTATGGCAGTAAGACTATCCATGATTATGTGGGTCCGATTTTCATGGCGGCTTGGGTTTTGTGCGTCGTAAAATGGATGCCGATGCAGACATTTAAGATGTACGACCTTAAATGGTTCCTCGTGGTTGGTGGTTACATCAACTTTGGACCATTCAAGGGTAAGCATCCAGACAGTGGTTTTGCTAATGCCGGTGAGAAAATGTGGTTCTGGACATTAACTGTGTTCGGTCTTTTCATCTGTGTTTCGGGCATCATGCTGGTTTTACCTGGTCTTGATCTTCCCCGGGAAGCCTCTATGGCTGCACTACTGATACATGCTATCAGCGCGATCATCATTATCGCCTTTACTATCGTTCATATTTGGATGGCGACAGTATTGAGTGAAGGTGGCATGGAGTGTATGAAGTCTGGTTACTGTGATGAGAACTGGGCTGTGCAGCACCATAATCTTTGGTACGACGAGATCAAAGAGAATGGCAGTTTAGAATATAAAGATTAA
- the fdh3B gene encoding formate dehydrogenase FDH3 subunit beta, whose protein sequence is MAVMKFLCDTKRCIECNGCVTACKNENDSALEWGIQRRRVVTINDGEPGEASISVACMHCTDAPCQAVCPADCFYRTEDGIVLHNKDTCIGCGYCLYACPFGAPQFPKKTAFGSRGKMDKCTFCAGGPEETHSDAERQKYGANRIAEGKLPMCAELCSTKALLAGDAEIVSSIYRERTAARGNPGAIWGYTPQTSA, encoded by the coding sequence ATGGCAGTCATGAAATTTTTGTGTGACACCAAACGCTGCATCGAGTGTAACGGTTGCGTCACAGCTTGTAAGAACGAAAACGATTCCGCTCTCGAGTGGGGAATTCAACGTCGCCGTGTGGTAACAATTAACGATGGTGAGCCCGGTGAAGCGTCGATCTCAGTGGCATGTATGCACTGTACCGATGCACCTTGCCAGGCAGTTTGTCCGGCCGATTGTTTCTACCGTACCGAAGACGGCATAGTGCTGCATAACAAAGATACTTGTATCGGTTGCGGTTATTGCTTGTATGCATGTCCATTTGGGGCGCCTCAGTTCCCTAAAAAGACTGCATTCGGTAGCCGTGGCAAGATGGATAAGTGTACTTTCTGTGCCGGTGGCCCGGAAGAGACTCATTCAGATGCAGAGCGTCAGAAGTACGGTGCTAACCGTATCGCCGAAGGTAAGTTGCCTATGTGTGCCGAACTTTGTTCGACCAAGGCGCTACTTGCCGGTGATGCTGAGATAGTATCCAGTATCTATAGAGAGCGTACCGCGGCACGTGGCAATCCAGGTGCAATCTGGGGTTACACACCTCAGACGAGTGCATAG
- a CDS encoding formate dehydrogenase subunit alpha yields the protein MRLTRKTDQATTASKPALGLNRRQFLQSAGLATGGIAAASMLGAGMMRKAEAKEVPHNAPTEIKRTICSHCSVGCGIYAEVQNGVWTGQEPAFDHPFNAGGHCAKGAALREHGHGGKRLKYPMKLEGGKWKKISWDQAIEEVSSKALEIRKESGPDSVFFMGSAKFSNEQAYMYRKLAAMWGTNNVDHSARICHSTTVAGVANTWGYGAQTNSFNDIRNAKVMMFIGSNPCEAHPVAMQHILEGKERGAKIIVVDPRFSRTAAKSDEYVHIRPGTDIPYIYGLLWHIFKNKWEDQTFIDQRVYGMERIREEAAKWNPAEVENVTSVPEAQMHRVAKMLAMTKPGTVVWCMGGTQHHIGNANTRAYCILQLALGNMGVSGGGTNIFRGHDNVQGATDFGLLFDTLPGYYGLKTGSWKHWCNVWDLDYEWVKSRFDQNEYLGQKPMNSTGIPCSRWHDGVLEDKTKIAQKDNIRMSFFWGQSVNTETRGREVREALDKMDTVVVVDPFPTMAGVMHNRTDGVYLLPASTQFETYGSVSASNRSLQWRTQVIEPLFESKPDHVIMYKLAKKWGIEKELCKHIKVNGDEPLIEDMTREFNKGMWTIGYTGQSPERLKMHQENWGTFDIKSLEAPGGPAKGETYGLPWPCWGTPEMKHPGSQILYRTDREVKDGGGNFRARYGVEHDGNNILAEGSYSKGSEIQDGYPEFTADMLKQLGWWDDLTAEEKQHAEGKNWKTDISGGIQRVAIKHGCIPYGNAKARCIVWNFPDDIPLHREPLYTPRRDLVAKYPTYDDRMVARLPTLYKTIQDQDFAKDFPIALTSGRLVEYEGGGEETRSNPWLAELQQEMFIEISPADAADRGLRDGDDVWVHSPEGAKIKVQAMVTPRVIEGECFMPYHFAGVFEGEDLSKYYPEGTVPYVVGESANTVLTYGYDVVTQMQETKSSLCQITKA from the coding sequence ATGCGACTAACTCGCAAAACAGACCAGGCAACAACGGCTAGTAAGCCTGCCTTAGGTCTAAACCGCCGTCAGTTCCTTCAGTCTGCAGGTCTTGCAACTGGTGGTATTGCTGCGGCGTCTATGCTTGGCGCAGGTATGATGCGCAAAGCCGAAGCGAAAGAGGTGCCACATAATGCACCAACGGAAATAAAACGTACCATATGTTCTCACTGTTCTGTGGGTTGTGGTATCTATGCCGAAGTACAAAACGGTGTGTGGACCGGCCAAGAGCCTGCATTCGATCATCCTTTCAATGCTGGTGGTCACTGTGCAAAAGGTGCAGCACTACGTGAGCATGGCCATGGTGGAAAGCGTCTTAAATATCCAATGAAGCTTGAAGGCGGAAAGTGGAAGAAGATCTCTTGGGATCAGGCCATAGAAGAAGTGAGTAGTAAGGCATTAGAGATCCGCAAGGAATCTGGTCCTGATTCAGTATTCTTCATGGGCTCGGCTAAGTTCTCTAACGAACAAGCCTATATGTACCGCAAATTAGCAGCTATGTGGGGCACCAACAATGTCGATCACTCTGCACGTATTTGTCACTCTACCACTGTAGCCGGTGTTGCAAACACTTGGGGCTATGGTGCGCAAACCAATTCTTTTAACGATATCCGTAATGCAAAAGTGATGATGTTCATTGGGTCCAACCCATGTGAAGCGCATCCGGTTGCAATGCAGCACATCCTCGAAGGTAAAGAACGGGGCGCGAAAATCATCGTCGTCGACCCGAGATTTAGCCGAACTGCTGCTAAGTCTGATGAATATGTACATATTCGCCCTGGTACTGATATTCCTTATATTTATGGTCTACTTTGGCATATCTTCAAGAACAAGTGGGAAGATCAAACTTTTATCGACCAACGTGTATACGGTATGGAACGTATTCGCGAGGAAGCGGCTAAGTGGAATCCCGCCGAAGTTGAGAATGTGACCAGCGTCCCTGAAGCTCAGATGCACCGTGTAGCCAAGATGCTGGCTATGACTAAGCCTGGTACCGTTGTCTGGTGTATGGGTGGTACTCAACATCACATAGGTAACGCCAATACTCGTGCCTACTGTATCCTTCAGCTAGCCCTAGGTAACATGGGTGTCTCTGGTGGTGGTACTAATATTTTCCGTGGTCACGATAACGTACAGGGCGCGACTGATTTCGGTCTGCTGTTCGATACCTTGCCAGGCTACTATGGCCTGAAGACAGGTTCATGGAAGCACTGGTGTAACGTGTGGGATCTGGATTACGAGTGGGTTAAGAGCCGTTTTGACCAGAATGAATACTTAGGCCAAAAGCCGATGAACTCTACTGGTATCCCATGTTCTCGTTGGCATGACGGTGTACTGGAAGACAAGACTAAGATCGCTCAGAAAGATAACATACGTATGTCATTCTTCTGGGGTCAGTCAGTTAACACCGAAACACGTGGTCGCGAAGTGCGTGAAGCACTGGATAAGATGGACACTGTAGTGGTTGTCGATCCATTCCCAACGATGGCAGGCGTGATGCACAACCGTACAGACGGTGTATATCTGCTTCCTGCATCGACTCAATTTGAAACTTACGGTTCAGTATCTGCATCAAATCGTTCACTGCAGTGGCGTACACAGGTTATCGAGCCCTTGTTCGAGTCTAAGCCAGATCATGTGATCATGTATAAATTGGCTAAGAAATGGGGCATAGAGAAAGAACTCTGTAAGCATATTAAGGTCAATGGTGATGAGCCATTAATCGAAGACATGACTCGCGAATTTAACAAGGGTATGTGGACCATTGGTTACACAGGCCAAAGTCCTGAGCGTTTGAAGATGCACCAGGAAAACTGGGGTACTTTCGATATTAAATCTCTCGAGGCACCAGGTGGACCAGCAAAAGGTGAGACCTATGGTCTACCTTGGCCATGTTGGGGGACTCCAGAGATGAAACACCCAGGTTCACAGATCTTGTATCGTACAGATCGTGAAGTGAAAGATGGTGGTGGTAACTTCCGTGCCCGTTACGGTGTCGAACACGATGGCAATAATATTCTTGCTGAGGGTTCTTACTCTAAAGGTTCTGAAATCCAGGATGGTTATCCTGAATTTACCGCTGATATGCTTAAACAACTCGGCTGGTGGGATGATCTGACTGCTGAAGAAAAGCAACATGCCGAAGGTAAAAACTGGAAGACTGATATCTCTGGTGGTATCCAGCGTGTGGCCATTAAACATGGTTGTATTCCTTATGGTAACGCCAAAGCACGTTGTATCGTATGGAACTTCCCCGATGATATTCCTCTGCACCGTGAGCCACTTTATACGCCGCGTCGTGATCTGGTCGCTAAGTACCCGACTTATGATGACCGTATGGTTGCTCGTCTTCCTACCCTGTATAAAACCATTCAGGATCAGGACTTCGCTAAAGACTTCCCAATTGCACTGACCTCTGGTCGTTTAGTGGAATACGAAGGCGGTGGTGAAGAGACGCGCTCTAACCCTTGGCTCGCTGAGCTGCAGCAAGAGATGTTTATTGAGATCAGTCCAGCGGACGCAGCAGATCGCGGTCTTCGTGACGGTGATGATGTTTGGGTTCACAGTCCGGAAGGCGCCAAAATCAAGGTTCAAGCCATGGTAACGCCTCGCGTTATCGAAGGTGAGTGCTTTATGCCTTACCACTTCGCGGGTGTATTCGAAGGTGAAGACCTGAGTAAATATTACCCTGAAGGCACTGTACCTTATGTTGTTGGCGAATCGGCTAATACTGTACTGACCTATGGCTATGATGTGGTTACTCAGATGCAAGAGACTAAGTCTAGCTTGTGTCAGATCACTAAAGCCTAA
- a CDS encoding twin-arginine translocation signal domain-containing protein encodes MKKQASDMGRRQLLKALAVGSAAGAVATVSGQALAASPAVAPTTEKDEGYQETDHVRSYYASLRTK; translated from the coding sequence ATGAAGAAGCAAGCTTCCGACATGGGTCGTCGTCAACTGCTAAAGGCTTTGGCAGTTGGTAGCGCGGCTGGTGCAGTTGCAACTGTTAGTGGACAAGCTCTTGCGGCATCGCCTGCTGTAGCACCGACTACAGAGAAAGATGAAGGCTACCAAGAGACTGACCATGTTCGCAGTTATTACGCATCTTTGCGTACTAAGTAA
- a CDS encoding TorD/DmsD family molecular chaperone, translating into MTELAREVSENDQLRADIYQLLAALLRSQPSAELLQFLVNLELDVDDPSEMTKAWSALKLAANQFSSEQLEEEYFNIFYGVGSGEIMPYASWFMTGSLMDKPLAMLRQDLMQLGFEREENVKEPEDHVAALCEVMGILLLEAPGYRQLGFYQRHLSSWIERFCTSLAATPSAAFYATVAHLAKAFFEIEANEFEQLQLNIPVNCPGSEAEKTETTGVLESTKQELAS; encoded by the coding sequence ATGACCGAATTAGCAAGAGAAGTATCAGAAAACGATCAGTTAAGAGCCGACATCTATCAGCTATTAGCCGCGCTGTTACGCAGCCAGCCAAGTGCAGAGTTATTGCAGTTTCTTGTCAACCTTGAACTGGATGTCGATGATCCTAGCGAGATGACCAAGGCATGGTCGGCGCTTAAGTTGGCCGCGAATCAATTTTCCAGTGAGCAGCTGGAAGAAGAATATTTCAATATCTTTTATGGCGTCGGTAGCGGTGAAATCATGCCTTATGCCAGCTGGTTTATGACGGGGTCCTTGATGGACAAGCCATTAGCTATGTTACGTCAGGATCTGATGCAGCTTGGTTTTGAGCGCGAAGAGAACGTCAAAGAGCCGGAAGATCATGTTGCAGCACTTTGTGAGGTGATGGGGATTTTATTGCTAGAAGCCCCTGGTTATCGCCAACTGGGCTTCTATCAGCGCCATCTCAGTAGCTGGATAGAGCGTTTCTGCACCTCATTAGCGGCAACGCCAAGTGCGGCTTTTTATGCCACAGTAGCTCACTTAGCTAAGGCTTTCTTCGAGATTGAAGCCAATGAATTTGAGCAGTTGCAACTGAATATTCCTGTGAACTGCCCTGGCTCTGAGGCCGAAAAAACCGAGACTACAGGTGTCCTTGAATCTACTAAACAAGAGTTGGCTTCGTAA
- a CDS encoding 4Fe-4S binding protein: MSINLKSDTQVELQGVRQQVLANTQVIQNLIPPTVSYTTEGNVLVIGPEDLARLAASRLSNMGKIAILANESITSQDEDHLEKVMAAAEDVESFYNKLIEIKGFLGQFQVKVDSGNEQDATVTDLSLVAIRKAHFDLILDLSQSPCINLEMLPPGYFYVGQDEAKLDDAINQLPELIGEFDKPRYVKVNSEICAHNRNGIDGCNRCLNFCPADAIQSIDKMIEIDPYLCHGAGSCTNACPTGAISYDLPTPQALHSYLHKLVTRFSDQAQIAPVILFHDEANGAALIANDLPGAIIPVALEEITVASIDHWMSSLAWGARQILVLNTAATAPTLTQMLKGELQLANDILSEVGQPERISVIDESSLASLTDLIAVSSDWPVIVPGEFVATTKRNTLYAAIDHLNEQADSVEICLTQANLPYGIVSVNTDSCTLCLSCVSTCPTQALTDGGDKPALNFLEQDCVQCGLCEKACPENAISLTSQMNLDKQERQAIKTLKEEDPFECIRCGTPFATKSMIQRMQEVIGGHSAFSANTERLKMCSDCRVKDMFEDILQDPEKQLR, from the coding sequence GTGAGCATAAATTTGAAAAGTGATACCCAAGTTGAACTTCAAGGAGTTCGACAGCAGGTGTTGGCGAATACTCAGGTCATTCAAAACTTGATCCCGCCAACTGTCAGCTACACCACTGAGGGCAATGTGCTCGTTATAGGGCCGGAAGATCTGGCTCGTTTAGCGGCTTCTAGATTGTCTAACATGGGCAAAATAGCCATTCTGGCCAATGAATCTATTACCAGCCAAGATGAAGACCATCTTGAGAAGGTGATGGCTGCCGCCGAAGATGTCGAGAGTTTCTATAACAAGCTTATTGAGATCAAAGGTTTCCTCGGCCAGTTTCAGGTTAAAGTCGACTCAGGTAATGAGCAAGATGCTACAGTGACTGACTTGAGCTTAGTGGCTATTCGTAAGGCGCACTTCGATCTTATCTTAGATTTGAGTCAATCTCCTTGTATCAACTTAGAAATGCTACCACCAGGTTATTTCTACGTGGGTCAGGATGAAGCTAAATTAGACGATGCCATTAACCAACTTCCTGAACTGATTGGTGAGTTTGATAAGCCACGCTACGTTAAGGTGAACAGTGAGATCTGTGCCCATAACCGTAACGGTATCGATGGTTGTAATCGTTGTCTTAACTTCTGCCCTGCCGATGCGATTCAAAGCATAGATAAGATGATAGAGATAGACCCCTATCTTTGTCACGGTGCCGGTAGCTGTACCAATGCTTGTCCTACAGGCGCGATTAGCTACGACCTGCCAACGCCTCAAGCTCTGCACTCTTACCTGCATAAACTTGTCACTCGTTTTAGCGACCAGGCTCAAATCGCCCCAGTGATCTTATTTCATGATGAAGCTAATGGTGCAGCACTTATAGCTAATGATTTACCTGGCGCAATTATTCCGGTTGCCCTGGAAGAGATTACTGTTGCTAGCATAGATCATTGGATGTCATCTCTGGCCTGGGGCGCACGTCAGATTCTGGTGCTCAATACTGCAGCTACTGCGCCGACCTTGACCCAGATGCTTAAGGGTGAACTTCAGCTGGCAAACGATATTCTTAGTGAGGTAGGTCAGCCTGAGCGAATCTCTGTGATTGATGAATCTAGCCTAGCTTCTCTTACTGATTTAATCGCCGTGAGTTCTGATTGGCCTGTGATTGTACCGGGTGAATTTGTGGCTACCACTAAGCGTAACACCTTATATGCGGCGATTGATCACCTCAATGAGCAAGCCGACTCTGTAGAGATCTGTCTTACTCAAGCTAACCTACCTTACGGTATCGTCAGTGTAAATACAGACAGCTGTACCTTGTGTCTTTCTTGTGTGTCTACCTGTCCGACACAAGCTTTGACCGATGGTGGCGACAAGCCAGCATTGAATTTCCTTGAGCAAGATTGCGTGCAATGTGGCTTATGTGAAAAAGCTTGTCCAGAGAATGCCATTAGCCTGACTTCTCAGATGAATTTAGATAAACAAGAACGTCAAGCCATCAAGACATTGAAAGAAGAGGACCCCTTCGAATGTATTCGCTGTGGTACTCCATTTGCGACTAAATCTATGATTCAGCGTATGCAGGAAGTGATCGGTGGACACAGCGCATTCAGTGCTAATACAGAGCGTTTAAAAATGTGTAGTGACTGCCGTGTGAAAGATATGTTTGAAGACATCCTTCAAGACCCAGAAAAGCAACTGCGATAA
- a CDS encoding DUF3306 domain-containing protein — protein sequence MNDKSSGLFSRWTQRRQQVEDERLAEAAATAEAQTKTDEQHLSDREVAESQQESESVDEAKVITAEDLPDPDKIEVGGSFASFMGANVDPTAKAAALKSLWKQPQYNEIDGLLEYALDYSNQPKLSAKQSAEIAKKIFRHVTKKEDEELEQAQVVEDHATESADESTTASLSNDTNLESEAPEDILDIESDDLTQNAPNFEGESKKTVV from the coding sequence ATGAATGATAAATCGAGCGGATTATTCTCTCGCTGGACTCAACGCCGCCAACAAGTCGAAGACGAAAGGTTAGCAGAAGCGGCAGCCACAGCTGAAGCACAAACAAAGACAGATGAGCAACACCTTAGTGATCGAGAAGTCGCTGAATCTCAGCAAGAGTCTGAGTCGGTAGATGAAGCTAAGGTGATTACGGCTGAAGACTTGCCCGATCCGGACAAAATTGAAGTCGGTGGCAGCTTCGCTAGCTTTATGGGGGCAAATGTCGATCCAACCGCCAAGGCGGCCGCGCTAAAATCGCTATGGAAGCAACCTCAATATAACGAGATAGATGGCTTACTCGAATATGCCTTAGATTACAGTAATCAGCCTAAGCTGAGTGCGAAACAGTCGGCAGAGATTGCCAAGAAGATTTTCCGTCATGTGACCAAAAAAGAAGATGAAGAGCTGGAGCAGGCTCAAGTAGTTGAAGACCATGCTACAGAGAGTGCCGATGAAAGCACAACCGCCTCCCTGAGCAATGACACAAATCTAGAAAGTGAAGCACCTGAGGACATTTTGGACATCGAGAGTGATGACTTGACCCAAAATGCACCAAATTTTGAGGGTGAATCAAAGAAGACGGTCGTTTAA
- a CDS encoding DUF3305 domain-containing protein, whose amino-acid sequence MKHTESQWPMHVSLKRIEKLVGRWTSVTWELDQILPATHDAPENSNIILLELHKDERGSYRINLDMDNAMLYIVCDELEDGTWVPAMLSADQNVAAGCLEGDTPVLNLPMPQAIACWIEAFITRHGEVEISAHRRKHVNRRKNQGPSTNHFSGSASQ is encoded by the coding sequence ATGAAACATACCGAAAGCCAATGGCCCATGCATGTTTCTCTTAAGAGAATCGAAAAGCTAGTCGGGCGCTGGACCTCAGTGACCTGGGAGTTAGATCAGATTTTACCTGCGACTCATGACGCCCCTGAAAACTCAAATATTATCCTGCTTGAGCTACATAAAGATGAGCGTGGTAGCTACCGTATCAATCTGGATATGGACAATGCCATGTTGTACATAGTGTGTGACGAACTCGAAGACGGTACTTGGGTTCCCGCTATGCTCTCGGCAGATCAAAATGTCGCGGCGGGTTGTCTCGAAGGCGATACTCCTGTGTTGAACTTGCCTATGCCACAAGCTATTGCCTGCTGGATTGAAGCCTTTATTACCCGTCACGGTGAAGTCGAGATAAGTGCTCATCGTCGTAAACATGTTAATCGCCGCAAGAATCAGGGTCCGAGTACCAATCACTTTAGTGGGTCGGCAAGCCAATGA